The genomic segment GGTTTCGGGCTTCACCGGCTGATCGGCGACCACCCAGACATCGGCGACGGAGCCGCCGCGCTGCATGGCGAGCGCGCCCGCATCGCCCGTGCGCCCGATCCGCGCATAGCCGCCCTTCATGAACTGCCAGCCCGAGGGGGTGCGCGCGGCAAAGACCCGCACCGTCATCGGCCGCGGCAGCACGCGCCCGCCGGCCTCGGTCTCGACCCAGGCGGGCGTGGTGGAGAGCGTCACCGCCTCCTGACCGACGAGCTGGCCGCCCTCCTGGGTGAGCCAGTCGGCGATGCTCTCTCGCGCGCTGTCGCGGAATTTCGTGCCAAGCGCGGTGGTGGCGCCCAGATCGAAGGGCAGATCGACCGCATAGGCCGAGCCGATCATCATCCGCGCGGCGTTTTGCTCGACATAGGCGCGCTCGGGCCCGCCGCCGCACCACCAGGTCGCGATATTGGGGATCGCGAGCGGCTTGCCGGTCAGCACCTCGGCGATGCGCGGCCAAAACGCCATCATCGCGCGGATCTCGAGCACGCCCGAGCCGAGCGCATTGACCATCGCCAGATTGCCCTGCCGCACCGCCTCCATCAGCCCCGGCGCGCCGATCTGGCTCGTGGGGTCAAGCTCGAGCGGGTCGGCGAAGGCCGCGTCGATCCGCCGCCAGAGCACGCCCAAGGGCTGCGGCCCCATGATCGTGCGCACCATCGCCTGACCGTCCTCGACCAGAAGATCCTCGCCCTCGAGCAGCATCATGCCGAGGTAGCGCGCGATATAGGTCTGCTCGAAATAGGTGTCGTTCGAGGGGCCGGGCGTCAGGATCGCGGTGCCGCGCTCGCGCCCGCCGGGGCCCTGCGCGAGCCCCGTCATCGCGGTGCGGAAGGCGCCGAAAAAGCCCGCCAGCCGATGGATATGGGCGCGCGGGAAGCGCTCGGGGAAGATCCGCCCGGTCGCCATCCGGTTTTCGAGCGCAAAGCCCGCCCCCGAGGGCGCCTGCGTGCGATCGCCCAGCACGAACCACGACCCGTCGGGCGAGCGGCCGATCTCGAAGGCGAGAAAATGCAGGTAATGCCCGCCCTTCGGCGCCACCCCGACCATCGGGCGCAGCCATTGCCGCGAGCCCGCGATGAGCTCCGCCGGCAGATGGCCCTCGGCGACGAGCCGCCCCGGCCCGTAGAGATCGGCCATCACCCGCTCGAGCAGATCGGCGCGCTCGGCCAGCCCCGCGCAGATCCCCTCCCATTCGCGCTCGTGCAAGATCACCGGGATATGCGAGAGCGGCCATTCGCGCTCGGCCAGCGGGTCGTTGGAATATTGCCGGAAGAACACCCCCGCATCGCGCAGATACTGGTTGCCGCGCTCGAACCGCGCGGCGATCTCGGCATCGCTCAGGCGGGTGAAGCGCTCCACGAAGCGGCGCCACACCGGGCGCATCTGGCCTTGGGCGTCGAAGAGTTCATCCGCGACGCCCGGGGTCAGGCCATAGGCCGCAAACAGGTCTTGCGGCGGGGTTTTCTGCGCTTCGGCCATCGGGGGCACCGGCTCCTGAGAGGTCAGACGAGCCCTATGGGCCGCCGCAGATCAAGCGTCAACGGGAATTCCGGGTGCGGGATCTCCGTTGCCGGGGTGTAGCTGCCTCCGGTATGACCCCACGGCTCGAACCGCGCAAGCCTGCGCGCCTCGGCCTCATAGGCATTGACCGGGAAGGTGTCGTAATTGCGCCCGCCGGGGTGGGCGACGTGATAGGTGCAGCCCGCCAGCGCGCGGCCCGTCCAGTCATCATAGATGTCGAAGGTGAGCGGCGCGTTGACCGGCAAGACCGGGTGCAGCGCCTCTGCCGGCTGCCAGGCCTTGAAGCGCACGCCGCCGACCGAGACGCCGGAGGTCTGGGTGCGGGCCAAGGGCACGGGGCGGCGGTTCACCATGACGCGGTAACGATCCTGATGCAGCGTGGTCAGTTTCACCTGAAGTCTCTCGACAGAACTGTCGGTATAGCGAACGGTTCCCCCGATCGCGCCGGTTTCGCCCAGAACATGCCAGGGCTCGAGCGCCTGGCGCAGCTCGAGATGCACGCCCTCCGCCGCGATCTGGCCGCAGAACGGGAAGCGGAACTCGGCCTGCGCCTCGAACCAGACCGGGTCCATCTCGAAACCGTGGTGCTTGAGATCGGCCAAGAGCGAGAGCAGATCCTCCCAGAGGTAATGGGGCAGCATGAACCGGTCATGCAGCACCGTGCCCCAGCGCACCGGCCGGCCCTTGACCGGCGCCTTCCAGCACCGCGCGATGATCGCGCGCAACAAAAGCTGCTGAGCGAGCGACATCCGCGGATGCGGCGGCATCTCGAAGCCGCGGAACTCGACAAGGCCGAGCCGGCCGGTCGGCCCGTCGGGCGAGTAGAGCTTGTCGATGCAGATCTCGGCGCGGTGGGTGTTGCCGGTGACATCGGTGAGCATGTTGCGCAGCAGCCGGTCGATCAGCCAGGGCGGCGGCAAGGGCCCGCCCGCAACCGGGTCGCCGATCTGGCTGAGCGCGATCTCGAGCTCATAGAGCGTGTCGTGGCGCGCCTCGTCGATGCGCGGGGCCTGCGAGGTCGGGCCGATGAAGAGGCCGGAGAAGAGATAGCTCAGCGAGGGGTGGCGCTGCCAGATCAGGATCAGCGATTTGAGCAGATCGGGGCGGCGCAGGAACGGGCTGTCATTGGGCGTGGCGCCGCCGACGACGACATGGTTGCCGCCGCCCGTGCCGGTATGGCGCCCGTCGATCATGAATTTATCCGCGCCGAGCCGCGAGAGCCGCGCCTCCTCATAGATCGCCTCGGTGGTGGCGACGCACTCCTCCCAGCTCGAGGCGGGGTGGATATTGACCTCGATCACGCCCGGGTCGGGCGCCACGCGGATCACGTTGAGGCGCGCATCATGGGGCGGCGCATAGCCCTCGATATGGATCGGCAGGCCGAGATCGGCGGCGGTCGCCTCGGCCGCGGCGATGATCTCGAGATAGTCCTCGAGCGTGTCGCAGGGCGGCATGAAGAGGCAAAGCTTGCCGTCGCGCGGCTCGATGGCGAGGGCGGTGCGCACCCAGCCGCCCGCGGGGTCGACACCCTCGCCCAGATGGGCGTCCTGCGGCATCCATTTTTGCCGCTCGGCGGGCTTGGCGCCGGCGGTGAAGCCCTGCGCATGGCCGGGGCTGACGGGCGGCATCATCTCGGCGCGCTCGGCCTCCTCGCGGGCGATGCGGTCGATCTCCTCCTGCGCGGCGCGGCGCCGCTCGGCGATGCGGGCGTGGAAATCGGGGAGCGGACCGACGGCGACGGTCGGGTCGGCGGGGGTGGCGTAGGGGTATTGCGCGGGCGGGATATAGGGGAGCGCGTTGAGCGGCAGGCGGAACCCCACCGGGCTGTCGCCGGGGATCAGGAAGATATGGCCGCGCCGCGGCTTCCACAGCTCCGAGCGCCATTGCGCGGGCTTGTCGGCCGATTGCCAGAGCCGCTGCACCGGCAGGATATAGCCCGCAGGCTCGGTCAGCCCGCGCGAGAACACCCGCGCAAACCGCGCCCGGTCCTCGGGGTTCTTCAGCTTCGAATTCTCCGGGCTGACATTCGGGGGGAGGTTGGCCTCCTTCAGGATCCACTCGGCGGGGTCTTCATAGGCGGGCTGGGCGTAATTCGGATCGAGCCCGAGCTTGGTGGCAAAGCGCGCCAGAAACACGCCCGCCTCGGCCGCGCCCATCGGCTCGGGCGCCGCCTCGCGGGCGATCAGATCGGGGTTTTGCCACACCGGCACGCCATCGCGGCGCCAATAAAGCGAGAAGGTCCAGCGCGGCAGGCTCTCGCCCGGATACCATTTGCCCTGGCCGTAATGCAAAAAGCCCCCCGGCGCGAAGCGGCTTTGCAGCCGCCGGATCAGGCCGTCGGCGAGGCCGCGCTTTTGCGGGCCGACGGCGGCGGTGTTCCATTCCGCGCTCTCGAAATCGTCGATCGAGACGAAGGTCGGCTCGCCGCCCATGGTCAGGCGCACATCCCCCGCCGCGAGCTCGGCATCGACCTTTTGGCCGAGCGCGTTGAGCCGCTCCCAGGCCTCGTCGGAAAACGGCTTGGTGATCCGGGGGTGCTCGGCCACGCGCTTGATTTCCATGTCGAAATTGAAATCGACCTCGGGCGCGCCGGCGGCGGAAAAGCCGCCCACGATCGGGGCCGCATTGCGGAAATGCGGCGTCGCGGCGAGCGGGATATGGCTCTCGCCGGTCAAGAGCCCCGAGGTCGGATCAAGCCCGATCCAGCCCGCGCCGGGCAGATAGACCTCGCACCAGGCATGCAGATCGGTGAAATCGTGATCGGTCCCCGAGGGCCCGTCGAGCGATTTCACATCGGGCGTGAGCTGGATCAGATAGCCCGAGACGAAGCGCGCCGCAAAGCCCAGATGGCGCAGCACCTGCACCAGAAGCCAGCTCGAATCGCGGCACGAGCCCGAGCGTTTGGAGAGCGTTTCCTCGGGCGTCTGCACGCCGGGCTCGAGCCGGATCGTGTAATTGACCTCCTGCGAGATCCGCGCGTTCAGCATGACGAGAAAATCGACGGTGCGCTTCGGGGCGTAATCGACGCTGCCCATGAACTGCGCCAGAAGCGGGCCCTCGGGCTCGGGCGTGCGGTAGATCGACAGATCCTCGCGCAGCTCCTCGGGGTAGTCGAAGGGCCAGAATTCCGCGCTCTCCTCGACGAAGAAATCGAACGGGTTGTAGACCGTCATGTCGGCCACCAGATCGACCTCGATCTTGAACTCGGTCACGGGCTCGGGGAACACGAACCGCGCGAGCCAATTGCCATAGGGGTCTTGCTGGTGGTTCACGAAATGCCCGCCGGGGCTGACCTTGAGGCTGTGCGAGATGACGCGGGTGCGCGAATGCGGCGCGGGGCGCAGGCGGATGATCTGCGGGCCCAGCGTGACGGGGCGGTCGTATTTGTAATGCGTCAGGTGATGGATGGATGCGTAGATCGCCATGGGGCCCGCCTTTTGGTTGCGCTCGGGGCAAGTTTAGGCGGGCGCGGGCGGGGCTTCACGTCAAAAGCCGCGGTTTCGCGCGGGGGATGCAAGGTTTCTATGCGGGCGCTGAAATTTTGGGCAGACAGGCGCCGGGCAGGAGCCCGCGCAAAACCGCCCGTCGCGCGCGCCCGGGGCGGATAAACACTTTCAGATCAAGGGGAAAGTGGCGGAGAGACAGGGATTCGAACCCTGGGTCGGCTCACACCGACAACGGTTTTCGAGACCGCCGCATTCGACCACTCTGCCACCTCTCCGCGTCAGGGGTCTTCGTGAGGCGGGGATTTAGCGGGGCTTTTCGGCACATGCAACCGCTTTTTGCACGATTTTTGCAATTCCTTCAGAGAGGGCTGCGAGGCTCGGGCGCGCGCCGCGATCCGGGCCTTGATTTGTTGGCGCGGGGGCCGGGCGCGGGGGCGGTGGTGGCTGGCCGCGGGCGGCGCGATCGGCTAGCCTCGGGGGCGAGGATGACGAAGGAGAGACGCATGGGCCGAATCTCTGCGACCCGCCTGCGCGGCGCGCTTGCCGTTGCGGTGATGTTCTGCGCGGCGCCCGTGGCGGCCGACCCCGCGCGGATTCTCGATCTGCAACAGATCGAGCCGCTCTTCGAGATCCTGCGCGACGAGGGGGTGGCTTACGGCGAGGACCTCTCGCAGGAGATGCTCGGCCGCGCCGCCGATCCCGGCTGGATCCGCGAGCTGCGCGCGATCCATGCGCCCGAGCGGATGATCCCGGCCTATCGCGCCGAATTCACCGCGGCGCTTGGCGGGGCAGATCAGGCGCGGATCGAGGCCTGGCTCGCCTCCGATCTCGGCCAGCGGGTGATCACGCTCGAAATCGCCGCGCGGCGCGCGCTGCTCGACCCGGAGGCCGAGGCCGCCGCGCTCGCCACCGCCGCCGAGGCCGCCGACCGGGGCGATCCGCGCATCGCGGCGGTGCGCGGGCTGATCGCGGCGGGCGATCTGGTCGAGAACAATGTCACCGGCGGGCTGAATGCGAATCTCGCCTTTTACCGCGCGCTCGCGGCCGGGGGCGGGGTGCCCTATGACGTGAGCGAGCCCGAGATGATCGCCGCCGTCGTCGCGCAGGAGGGCGAGATCCGCGCCGATGTCGCGGCCTGGGTCGAGGCCTATCTGTTCCTGGCGCTGAGCCCGCTCACGCCTGAGGAGATCACCCGCGTGGCCGAGTTCACCGCAAGCCCCGCCGGGCGCGCGCTGCTTTCGGCGGAAAACCGCGGCTTTGATCGGGTGTTTGAACATAGCTCGGGCGCGCTCGGGCGGGCGCTGGCGCGGCGGCTGACCGCCGAGGCGCTCTGATCACCACCGCCCGCTCGCGCCGCCCCCCGAGGAGCGCCCGCCGCCAAAGCCGCCGCCCGAGCCCCCGGGCCCGCGCGCCGCGATCGCATAGGGCCGGCTCTCGCGCCAGCCGCAGGCCGGGCAGCTTTGCCGGCGCAGGCCGCGCCCGCTGGCGGTGGCGGTGGCGGCCTCCTCGACCACCTCGTCGCGCAAGATCCCCCGATGCCCGCAGCTCGGACAGCGCGCAAGCCGCCCGCCGAGCCGCCAGACCCGCCCGCGCAGCACCAGGAACGCCGCCGCCGCCGCGAAGAGCGCGAAGGGCAGGGCGCCCGCCCAGCTGCGCGGCGCGGGCGCGGGCGCGAGCCCCGCGGCGTGGCGCTCGGCGATCTTGGTGAGCACCGCGCCCACCCCCGCCTCGATCCCCTCGGCCATCCGCCCCTCGCGAAAGGCGGGCAGCATCACCCGGTCGATCACATCCTGCGCGGGGATGTCGTACTCGGGGCTGTAACCCGCGCCGAGCTCGATGCGCATCTCGCGATCCTCGGCGAGGATGAGGATCAAGATCCCGTCGTTGCGGGTGGCGTCGCCGATCCCCCAGCCGTTGAAGAGCCGTGTCGCAAAGGCCTCGAGCGAGGGCGCGGGGTCGTAATCGGCGCGCGTGGGCAGGGTGACGAGCACCGCCTCGATGCCGGTGCGGGCGCGCAGATCGCTGAGCTCGGCGCGGATCCGCGCGGCGGCCTCGCGCGGCAGAAGGCCCGCAAAATCATTGACCGCAAGCTCGCCGGGCGCGGGCCAGGGCTCGGCCTGCGCCGCCCCGCATAGCCCGAGCAGCAGCGCCATCACCGCAAAACTCCGAAGGATTCCTCGCCACATCGCCCGCCTCCCTGATCTGCACCGACTTTCCGCGCCCCGGCGCCGCAGGTCAAGCGCGCCGCCGCCGGACCGGGGCCGGAAAGGTCCGCGCCGCAAAGCCGCCCGGCGGATCCGGTCCGGTGGCGGAAATTCACCCGTTGCAAAGCCTATGCGGCGGATGAATCATCCCATAAAGGCCACACTACAGGATCTGATGCGATGGATATCCTCGACCGCAAGATCGCCGCCGCGCTCGCCCGCGATGCCCGCCTCTCGATGGCGCAAATCGGCGCCGAGGTCGGGCTCTCCACCTCCGCCGTCAACGACCGGATCCGGCGGCTGAGCGCCCGCGGCGCGATCCGCGCGATGCGCGCCGATTGCGACCCCGAGGCCTTCGGGCTCGATGTCGCGGCCTTCGTCTGGGTGGCGCTCGCCCCCGGCGCCGATGAGGCGGGCTTTCGCACCGCGATGGCCGCCGCGCCCGAGGTCACCGCCTGCCACCACGTCACCGGCCCCTGGTCCTATCTCGTGCAGATCCGCGTGGCGGGGCTCGGCGCGGTGGAGGGCTTTCTGGCGGGGCTGAAAGCCGTGGGCTGGATCGCGCGCTCGGAGACGATGATCGCGCTCTCGAGCGTGGTCGAAGCGCCGTTTCTCTTCCGGGGGTGAGGATGGATCTGTTGTTTTTCAAGGCCTTGCTGATGGGGCTCGCGATCGCGGCGCCGCTCGGGCCGATCGGGGCGCTGTGCATCCAGCGCACGCTCGCGCGCGGCTTGGCGGCGGGCGTTGCGGGCGGGATCGGCACCGCACTCGCCGATGCCGCCTATGCCGCGACCGCGGCGGCGGGCTTTGCCACCTTCGCGGCGGTGCTGACGCGCATCTCGCTGCCGCTCGGCCTCGCGGGGGGCGGGTTCCTGCTCTGGCTTGGCTGGAAGGGCTGGCCGCGCAAGACGGCGGCGCCCTTGGCCGCGCAAGCCCCCGCCACCCGCGGGCTCTGGGCGACCACCGCCACGACCTTCGCTCTGACACTCACCAACCCCGCCACGATCCTGAGCTTCGCCGCGATCTTCGCAGGCCTTGGCCTCGCACGCGAGGCCAACCCCGCCGCCGCCGCGACCACCGTCGCGGGCGTCTTCACCGGCTCGATGCTGTGGTGGATCTTCCTCTCGGCCACAGTCGCGACACTTCACCACCGCCTGCCGCCCGGGTTCGCGCTCTGGGTCGCGCGCGCATCGAGCCTGACGATGGCCGCTTTCGGGATCTGGGCGCTTGGCGGCGCGCTGCGCCAGCTGATCGCCTGACACGACCGTCGTGGGGGCGCTGCCCCCTCGGCCCTTGCGGGCCCCCCGGGATATTTTTGCATCATTGAAGCGCAGGGCTTTCCTCTTCAATGATGTCGAAATATCCCGGGGGGCCCGGAACGGGCGGGGGCAGCGCCCCCTCCGCGCTCAGCGCAGCAGGGCGGCGGCGAAATCGCGCAGCCGGATCAGCGCGGCTTCGAGCGCCGCATCCTCGAGCGTGAGCGCGATCCGCAGATGCCCCGCCGCCGGCGCCCCGAAGCTCTCCCCCGGCATCACGCAGATCTTTTCCTCATCGAGCAGGCGGCTCGCGAACGCGGCCCCGGAGAGCCCGGTCTCGCGGATATCGAGCATCGCATACATCGCGCCCGAGGGCGGGATCAGCCGCAGCCCCGGCACCTGGCCGAGCACCCGTCGCACGATCTCGCGCCGGCGCCGGAAGGGCGCCGCCACCGCCGCCTCGAAGCTCGCGCCCCGGCGCAGCGCAAAGAGCGCGGCATCCTGGATGAAGCCCGGCACGCCATAGGTCGAGTTCAGCGCGAGCTCGAACCCCGCCTGAACCACCGCCTCGGGCGCGATCATCCAGCCGATCCGCGAGCCGGTCATCGCATGGCTTTTCGAGAGCGAGCCGAGCACCACCGTGCGCTCGGCCATGCCGGGAAGCGCGCGCGGGCTGAGCGCGGGGCCCTCCCAGACCTGCGTCTCATAGACTTCATCGGAGATCAGCCACAGATCCTCCGCCTCGCAGGCGGCGGCGATATCGGCAATGGTTTCCGGGGTATAGACGACGCCCGTCGGGTTGTTGGGGGAGTTGATCAGCAAGGTTTTCGCGCCCGGCGCCGCGGCGCGGATCGCGGCCGCCTTCGGCTGAAACCCGTCCTGGGGAAGCGCCACCACCTCGCGCGCCTCGGCGCCCGCCGCGCGGATCGTGCCGGGGTAGGTCGCGTAATAGGGCGCGATGAAGAGCCCCGCATCGCCCGGATCGAGGAGCAGCTGATGGGCGGTGAAGAGCGCCGCCTGGCCGCCCGGGGTGACGAGCACATGTTCGGGCCCGGTCGGCACGCCCGTGCGCGCC from the Rhodobacter xanthinilyticus genome contains:
- a CDS encoding LysE family transporter, whose protein sequence is MDLLFFKALLMGLAIAAPLGPIGALCIQRTLARGLAAGVAGGIGTALADAAYAATAAAGFATFAAVLTRISLPLGLAGGGFLLWLGWKGWPRKTAAPLAAQAPATRGLWATTATTFALTLTNPATILSFAAIFAGLGLAREANPAAAATTVAGVFTGSMLWWIFLSATVATLHHRLPPGFALWVARASSLTMAAFGIWALGGALRQLIA
- a CDS encoding TPM domain-containing protein, which gives rise to MWRGILRSFAVMALLLGLCGAAQAEPWPAPGELAVNDFAGLLPREAAARIRAELSDLRARTGIEAVLVTLPTRADYDPAPSLEAFATRLFNGWGIGDATRNDGILILILAEDREMRIELGAGYSPEYDIPAQDVIDRVMLPAFREGRMAEGIEAGVGAVLTKIAERHAAGLAPAPAPRSWAGALPFALFAAAAAFLVLRGRVWRLGGRLARCPSCGHRGILRDEVVEEAATATASGRGLRRQSCPACGWRESRPYAIAARGPGGSGGGFGGGRSSGGGASGRW
- a CDS encoding Lrp/AsnC family transcriptional regulator, coding for MDILDRKIAAALARDARLSMAQIGAEVGLSTSAVNDRIRRLSARGAIRAMRADCDPEAFGLDVAAFVWVALAPGADEAGFRTAMAAAPEVTACHHVTGPWSYLVQIRVAGLGAVEGFLAGLKAVGWIARSETMIALSSVVEAPFLFRG
- a CDS encoding DUF2059 domain-containing protein; translated protein: MGRISATRLRGALAVAVMFCAAPVAADPARILDLQQIEPLFEILRDEGVAYGEDLSQEMLGRAADPGWIRELRAIHAPERMIPAYRAEFTAALGGADQARIEAWLASDLGQRVITLEIAARRALLDPEAEAAALATAAEAADRGDPRIAAVRGLIAAGDLVENNVTGGLNANLAFYRALAAGGGVPYDVSEPEMIAAVVAQEGEIRADVAAWVEAYLFLALSPLTPEEITRVAEFTASPAGRALLSAENRGFDRVFEHSSGALGRALARRLTAEAL
- a CDS encoding transglutaminase family protein, whose product is MAIYASIHHLTHYKYDRPVTLGPQIIRLRPAPHSRTRVISHSLKVSPGGHFVNHQQDPYGNWLARFVFPEPVTEFKIEVDLVADMTVYNPFDFFVEESAEFWPFDYPEELREDLSIYRTPEPEGPLLAQFMGSVDYAPKRTVDFLVMLNARISQEVNYTIRLEPGVQTPEETLSKRSGSCRDSSWLLVQVLRHLGFAARFVSGYLIQLTPDVKSLDGPSGTDHDFTDLHAWCEVYLPGAGWIGLDPTSGLLTGESHIPLAATPHFRNAAPIVGGFSAAGAPEVDFNFDMEIKRVAEHPRITKPFSDEAWERLNALGQKVDAELAAGDVRLTMGGEPTFVSIDDFESAEWNTAAVGPQKRGLADGLIRRLQSRFAPGGFLHYGQGKWYPGESLPRWTFSLYWRRDGVPVWQNPDLIAREAAPEPMGAAEAGVFLARFATKLGLDPNYAQPAYEDPAEWILKEANLPPNVSPENSKLKNPEDRARFARVFSRGLTEPAGYILPVQRLWQSADKPAQWRSELWKPRRGHIFLIPGDSPVGFRLPLNALPYIPPAQYPYATPADPTVAVGPLPDFHARIAERRRAAQEEIDRIAREEAERAEMMPPVSPGHAQGFTAGAKPAERQKWMPQDAHLGEGVDPAGGWVRTALAIEPRDGKLCLFMPPCDTLEDYLEIIAAAEATAADLGLPIHIEGYAPPHDARLNVIRVAPDPGVIEVNIHPASSWEECVATTEAIYEEARLSRLGADKFMIDGRHTGTGGGNHVVVGGATPNDSPFLRRPDLLKSLILIWQRHPSLSYLFSGLFIGPTSQAPRIDEARHDTLYELEIALSQIGDPVAGGPLPPPWLIDRLLRNMLTDVTGNTHRAEICIDKLYSPDGPTGRLGLVEFRGFEMPPHPRMSLAQQLLLRAIIARCWKAPVKGRPVRWGTVLHDRFMLPHYLWEDLLSLLADLKHHGFEMDPVWFEAQAEFRFPFCGQIAAEGVHLELRQALEPWHVLGETGAIGGTVRYTDSSVERLQVKLTTLHQDRYRVMVNRRPVPLARTQTSGVSVGGVRFKAWQPAEALHPVLPVNAPLTFDIYDDWTGRALAGCTYHVAHPGGRNYDTFPVNAYEAEARRLARFEPWGHTGGSYTPATEIPHPEFPLTLDLRRPIGLV
- a CDS encoding circularly permuted type 2 ATP-grasp protein, which produces MAEAQKTPPQDLFAAYGLTPGVADELFDAQGQMRPVWRRFVERFTRLSDAEIAARFERGNQYLRDAGVFFRQYSNDPLAEREWPLSHIPVILHEREWEGICAGLAERADLLERVMADLYGPGRLVAEGHLPAELIAGSRQWLRPMVGVAPKGGHYLHFLAFEIGRSPDGSWFVLGDRTQAPSGAGFALENRMATGRIFPERFPRAHIHRLAGFFGAFRTAMTGLAQGPGGRERGTAILTPGPSNDTYFEQTYIARYLGMMLLEGEDLLVEDGQAMVRTIMGPQPLGVLWRRIDAAFADPLELDPTSQIGAPGLMEAVRQGNLAMVNALGSGVLEIRAMMAFWPRIAEVLTGKPLAIPNIATWWCGGGPERAYVEQNAARMMIGSAYAVDLPFDLGATTALGTKFRDSARESIADWLTQEGGQLVGQEAVTLSTTPAWVETEAGGRVLPRPMTVRVFAARTPSGWQFMKGGYARIGRTGDAGALAMQRGGSVADVWVVADQPVKPETLIPPSTEFRRTTSGTLPSRAADNLYWLGRYVERTEDAIRLIRAYHLRLAATDNPADPRLKALESFLAPYGYTLDEPIPEALIGRIEIARGCAAKVRDRFSTDGWAALGDLVKTARQMSRTARPGDDCARAMSVLVRKITGFSGLVHENMYRFSGWRFLSFGRALERADALAAMLTVFADPQAPAGSLDIAVEVADSVITHQRRYRVETSRDTVIDLLALDGDNPRSILFQIQRMRALAMALPDAVTNGRLAPLSRALVPIQSALQVAEPREITSERLIALRGEIAAASDLLTTAYLR
- a CDS encoding pyridoxal phosphate-dependent aminotransferase produces the protein MELARRVAHMCGTGGNGWELLIRARGMIAAGEPVTMLSIGEPDHKTDPMILAAMAQSAASGHTGYTEIQGIRALREEIAARVTARTGVPTGPEHVLVTPGGQAALFTAHQLLLDPGDAGLFIAPYYATYPGTIRAAGAEAREVVALPQDGFQPKAAAIRAAAPGAKTLLINSPNNPTGVVYTPETIADIAAACEAEDLWLISDEVYETQVWEGPALSPRALPGMAERTVVLGSLSKSHAMTGSRIGWMIAPEAVVQAGFELALNSTYGVPGFIQDAALFALRRGASFEAAVAAPFRRRREIVRRVLGQVPGLRLIPPSGAMYAMLDIRETGLSGAAFASRLLDEEKICVMPGESFGAPAAGHLRIALTLEDAALEAALIRLRDFAAALLR